The following are encoded in a window of Streptomyces sp. 11x1 genomic DNA:
- a CDS encoding YbaB/EbfC family nucleoid-associated protein, with protein sequence MIPGGGQPNMQQLLQQAQKMQQDLARAQEELAHTEVDGQAGGGLVRATVNGSGELRALKIDPKAVDPEDTETLADLIVAAVQAANENAQTLQQQKLGPLAQGLGGGSGIPGLPF encoded by the coding sequence GTGATCCCCGGTGGTGGCCAGCCCAACATGCAGCAGCTGCTCCAGCAGGCCCAGAAGATGCAGCAGGACCTGGCGAGGGCACAGGAGGAGCTCGCGCACACGGAGGTCGACGGTCAGGCGGGCGGCGGCCTGGTGCGGGCCACCGTCAACGGCTCCGGCGAACTGCGCGCCCTGAAGATCGACCCCAAGGCGGTGGACCCGGAGGACACCGAGACCCTCGCCGACCTGATCGTCGCGGCCGTCCAGGCGGCCAACGAGAACGCCCAGACCCTCCAGCAGCAGAAACTGGGCCCCCTCGCCCAGGGCCTCGGCGGCGGTTCGGGCATCCCCGGCCTGCCCTTCTGA